The window tgatgagaatgggggcgtgctcagtcctccttttcctgtagtccacattcATCTCCTTTGACTTGCTCACATTCAGAGAGagtttgttgtccttgcaccacacggtcacgGTCTCTGATCTCcaccctaccactgttgtgtcatcagcaaacttaatgatggtgttggagttgtgcctggccgtgcagtcatgagtgaacagggagtacaggaggggactgagcacgcacccctgagggggcccctgtgttgaggatcagcgtggcggatgtgttgttacctacccttaccacctggggacgtcCCAAAAGGAagtccagtttcagagggaggggtttagtgctggagtccttagcttagtgatgagctttgagggcacaattTTTTTATGCGTTatttgttggcaaccttgttatTTACAATGTTTTTGGAATAGATTCCTGTTGGAatgttccacaaattatacccgcCCCTATTACCTCTCTGTTGCAGTCACAATAAACTGAAAGAGTTTCCGGAGGAGATATGGAgtctgaagaacctcacctgtcTCCAGCTGCAGCAGAATCTACTGGAGCACCTGCCAGAGGGAGTGGGATTGCTCACTAACCTGGATGATTTCGTAAGTTCAGAACTGGCAATGAAACACTACTAAAATGTGTCAGTGTAACAAAGTGATTATCTTAGATTAACTCTTTGGATGATCTCGCtgacttgtttttgtattgttggtGGAAGGATCTTTCCAACAACCAGCTAACTGCCGTCCCTGACAGTCTGGGCAACTTGAACCATCTGGTGAAGCTGAACCTCTCCCACAACAAGCTGAAGAGCCTCCCTTCAGGAATCAGTGTCATGAAAAGTAAGACGGAAATGGCAGCATATGTTTTGGTTTGTGtgttgtttagtttttgtatgtACTGCCTACCTGTTAGAAATGGATGCATCCACTGTTATGTTCTTGACATGAACATGGCTGAAGCATAACATCCTGTATGAACGCCTCCACAGATTTGAGACTGCTGGACTGCACACACAATCAGCTTGAGAGCATACCTCCTGTCTTGTCTCAAATGGCGTCTTTAGAGCAGCTCTATCTGAGACACAACAAACTGCGCTTTCTTCCTGAACTGCCCTCCTCAAGGCTCAAGGTAAGGACACTGATGATTTCCTTTGAGAAGGAACGTTTGAGTCTCAATGAGATCACCTGTATGAATGAATTGTAAACAAGTGCCCTATGCAAACTCTGACAGCTTTCTATCACATGTCTGGTAGGAGCTGCATGTTGGTAATAACCAGATTGAGGTGCTGGAGGCAGAGCACCTGAAACACCTGAGCACTCTGAGTGTATTGGAGCTGAGGGACAACAAGGTGAAGACTCTCCCTGAGGAAATCAAACTACTCCAAGGCTTGGAGCGCCTAGACCTAGTCAACAATGACATCAGCAGGTAGGTTTGCCTGATCagatctcctctggtctctcctccgtGGTTACTGTACTTGGTCCACCTCACAGGTCGTGTGCTGTTATTCTTAActaatttgtttattatttaGTTGATTTAGCCTCTTTCATCAGTGCATATAACAGATTTCTACACAGCACAAATATAAACCAATTAAATAAGAACAAAGCTCACAAGTCAAAACACCCCAAAATGTCCTGTGTAGTGTTTAGCTGCCTGGATATCTTATGGCTGTGCTACTGCATTTCTCCCTTGTATGCGTGAGCCAGTCTGCCAGCTGCCCTTGCCCTCCTGCCCAAGCTGAAGATCCTGACTCTAGAGGGCAACCCTCTGAGAGGCATCCGCAGAGACCTCTTGACTGTGAGTTAGTTAGGACGACATCCCATTACCTTCTGGAAGCTACTACAGTTTCAGCACTACAGTAGAACCTCAATTAACCTCACTGTAGAGTTGCAATGTAgccaattttatttttattttttaccttttatttaatttatttaactaggcaagtcagttctgtGATAGGATATGACTTTTGTGCCCTTCACAGAAAGGAACCAATGAATTGCTGAAGTACTTGAGGGGTCGAATAAAAGGTACAATGATGTTTGTCTTTTTCTGTCTATGCAGAAGGTTCTCATATTCTGTGAATAGGCCCTTTTATTTACTTTGCAAGGTTTTGTGGAAAGGCCACTGTTGATTTACCAGACTGTCTCATATCATTGGACTGacattttcatttttcatttggaTCTGTAGAGGATTCAGATGGCAAAGGAGATGAGCCTGACACCGCCATGACTCTGCCCAGTCAGGCGAAGATCAACGTGCACACCATTAAAACACGGAAGACATTGGACTACAGGTGTGTGTCAACTATTATTTTTGTGCCGTGTTTGAAGCTCAGTTAAGACATTCTGGGAAAGTTAAAAACTCAAACGTTCTACCACAAAATGATATTGCATTGCCACAGCATGAGGGTAGTTGTGATGTAGTGAAGTGTTGTCAGTAAACTGTTGCTTTGTGTGTGACCCTGGTTCCAGTGAGAAGCAGATGGCATGTGTTCCTGATGATGTGTTTGATGCTGTGGGAAGTGAGCCTGTTGCCAGTGTCAACTTCAGCaagaaccagctggctgcagTACCTCCCAGGTACCTTGCTTGTAATCAGTGACTTCACACCACAGTCTGGGCCTATGGAGGAAAAACCCTCAGTGTGAGAAGAATCACACCACTCCTAAAAGTCACCACAAAGCCATTGATAGAGAATGTCAGATACAGTAGGACTGTTGTGGTGTTGAGTTTGAATGAGTCTCTGCTTGGTCCTCAGGGTTGTGGAGTTGAAGGACTCTGTTTCTGACATCAACCTGGGGTTTAACAAGCTGACCAGCCTCCCCTTGGAGTTTTGCATGCTGCAGCAGCTGGCACACATAGACCTCAGGTACATAAACTGACAATCAGCCTCCACAGCACATCTGTCAGCTCTACAGCTCAAATACCAGAAGGCCTTGTCTTTCCAAATAAAAGTAGCGTTTCTGTTGCGGAGGTCAGTGAAACGAGAGGCTCAACCTTTTTTAGACTCCGAGGTGTTTCTGGTGGGAGCATTGTTTTAACCCGGTCTAAAATTGGTACATTTGCTTAAGATGGTACATCGGTGCATGTGAGACATTTGTAATATGCAGTTTGTTTTGGCTTTTCCCTCAGAAACAATCTTTTGACATCTCTACCAATGGAAATTGAGGCCCTAATGAAACTGCGGAGCATCACACTGTCATTCAACAGGTAAGCACTCTGGTCTTAAAGGAATGTAGTCATCGTGCTGTACACAGATGATTGGTAACAATGGATTCAAATTCATGTCATATTTTGACAGTCATTCAACAGGTAAGCACTCTGGTCTTAAAGGAATGTAGTCATCGTGCTGTACACAGATGATTGGTAAAAACGTATTCAAATTCATGTCATATTTTGACAGGTTTAAGTTGTTCCCAGAGGTGCTGTACCGGGTTCCCAGCCTGGAGACCATTCTTATCAGTAATAACCAAGTGGGAGCCATTAACCCACTGCAGCTCAAAGCTCTGGACAAGCTGTCCACTCTGGACCTGCAGAACAATGACATCATGCAGGTGCCACCTGAACTGGGCAACTGTACGAGCCTGAGGTAGGGACCGGGATGTGACACTGTTTAGGGGACGATATATGATGTGACGAAGATATAACTGGACAGGATTTCAAAAAGCGTGGTCATATCTGGTTTTATTTAGATAGGGGTGGAAGCTGCAGGAACTGTGCTATTTGTGTCAGGTATGGTGTTGAATAGCAATCAGAAAAGGTATATGCGCTAGGGCATCCAACTCAGTGATCCATATAGTTGTGATTTTGCTCCGAGCTGTTGTTGTATAGAGGGAAGTATGTGTTTGTATATCAATATTTGAAGCTGGCTTGAAGCTGGTCTCACTAATTCTCTCGTCTTTCCTTTTAGAGCCCTCATGCTGGATGGAAATCCTTTCCGCAACCCCAGAGCAGCCATTGTATCCAGAGGAACTGATGCTGTCCTGGAGTACCTACGAAGCAGGATCCCTACATAGTCAACTACATTAAAGCCAAATGAGATACAACacacacaactacaacacaccacATGAGAAAGTACCATTTTATGATTAATCAGTGTTTGTTTTTGGCTTGAAACTAACTGCCATTATTCTGTGAAAGTGTTCATGACATTCGAGCCTGATGATTTGAAGTGTACTTTCTCTGGTTTGATCTAAGATATAAAGTTTGAATGATTACTACTGGGAGACTGCTGTAACAATGTTTACAAGATCCTTTACCAATGGCAATATTTGAATTGCATTCCAAGCTGAAAAGCCTGTCTTAGTGTGGGTTCTTTTTCTCAATATATGGAAAAATATTAGCAATTCCACTAAGCTTATTCTTTAGGAAAGTTTTGCATTCAATGTTTAACATAATGTATGGCAATTGCAAGATAATCTGACACTTCTACTGATTTGGCCTTGGCCTGTTTGATACTCTGATCCAAACGAGACATTTTAAATTGTTATATCATTCTCAAGAATTCATTTGTAATGACATTGAGATAGTGTAACAACATATCTAATAGCCTGAAAAAAAACATCTGTTCTTCAGTCGCTCTTTATGTGAGACAGAAGAACTTGCATGCACTCTCATTGTATTCATGAAAACTGAGTAAGACAATTGAACCATGTctgtttcaatgactccaacaaCAATAATGATTGAATTCCAACCACATTAAATGTGTACAAGGCAGATGTGTTTGGTGCTTTGATCCTTTGTTATAGTCTTTAATAAATAcacagtatgatactgtttagTGTGATAGATGGCAGTAGATGCCAGACTTACCATGAAATATTaaatttgagtaatttagcagatgctgttaTCAAGAGTGACAAATTAACTTCCTAATTTAGGGGAAGAAAATACTGGTATTGATGGGATTGTATAAAGACCACAGAGGACCATGAAAAATAACAAGTGACATTTTTATTATTTGTACAATATACTTTTATACATTATTCAAAACACTTCTTAAATACTGAAAAATTGTACTTCCAAAGCCGAAAATGGCTCTGTATTTGCTGCACAGCATTTTTCGTTCCATTTTATAATCTTTTAATAAAAATGTATCTTAAATATGTACAGATAGCATCTGCGAAATGCAATCTAAACACACAATATATACTTTACCAATTACATTTCTTTGTGTTAATACAGAAATAAAACTGGAAGGATTAAACTTGCATGTGCAAATAAATAGTATAATAAATTTCACTAAATTTGTCCAACTAAACAGAATAATTCTCTTTCAATAGTTAAAATGACTTTTTGCACAAAAAATGAAGCAGCATTCAAGTCCAGTGAGTCTTCATACTGCAGAAGCTTGGAGTACATTCACAATCTATATGAATAAATGATCTCAAAGTGTTTTCATTCACAATCTATGAATAAATGATCTCAAAGTGTTTTCATTCACAATTATTTACATCAATACTGCAATTTGACTGAATATTACCATATATTCACTTTTTTATATTTAATTGTATTTTAAACACATACAAAAATGACTATTTTTatattcatatacatatatataatatttgtATAACACAAATTCACAATTActgtagaaatacatttgatagtAGAGCTTTTCTTCAAGTCGTAAGATCTTCATCCATACTCTTTCATTGTCCTTATAAAATCTCGCAAATTGAGCAAAGCTATATATTTGAGCAAAGGTATATCAATATATTCCGAATAATTACCTGAAAACATTTAGTAAAAATAATTATATTATCAAACTTTCTGGAACAATATCTTGAATATTTGAACTCATAATTGACTGGATACCGAAGTACCACTTACCAGCTTAGCTTGGCACAAATTCAACCAGGGTCCTTCCATAGAGTTATAGGTGCTTGGTTTTTCTCAAGAATGTCACATTTGATGCTACATTTGACAAAAATGTTATGAAAAATTGTCAGGGCTCATAAGGAATATGTTTTTGATTGGGATAAAATGGCACCAATTTTGACAATATAATAATCTCATTGGTTTGCAAAAAGAGAGAAATCTCTTTATAAGAGAGACCCTAAAATCTATTTCAAAACGCAGAATGTATCCCAAAAACATATTCAAAGACCATGCTGTAACATCAGAGCTTAAAATGAACATCCATCCAGAAATGTAACAGGGTGGAATGCTTATTCTGGGCAGTGGCATtgttgaaaaaaacaaacatagttCTCGCATTAATATTTCTCCAATGATGCGTACTCATAATAAACTGAGCTTGAAATGTTCTAAAAAGTCATTGGTGTTCCACAGAGTGGTGCTGAAAAGCTAAGCAATATTACTCACACCACTTCAAATCAGTGCGAACAAAACCACTCAAAGGTTTTTTATagaaacacagacaaacagatgAGAAACGGTGTTACAATTGTGCTTAAGTGCACAAACAATGGATGTTTCTGTATATGAATGTGGGGGTATGTATACATTACATGCTCCTTGGCACAATTATGGGAAACCACATAATATAGCCAGCAGATGGCCCTCTAGGGTAGTCTTGTCATGTTGGGATAGAATATTGCTTCTACTTCAATTTTGCTCATGTGTGtaaacatatacatatacattattGAACATTGAGCACCTACAAACATTCTAGTTCACAGAATGCAGTGACTGGTTGGGTACAGAGAGCAACATAGttttaaaacaattaaataaacCGGTGGGAAAAgctataataaaaaataaaaaagcagtttATAAGTTGGCCCTGTATTAAGGTTGGAGACAAGTGCGATTTCCTTCTTCtgtaacaaaaaaaataatattttcagTACCATTCACCTCTCTACTGTTCATGTCTTTATTGTAAATGAAAATATTTACACAAGGCATATACAAAGTTGAGGCAGTGTTTATGGTGAATGTAATTCCTAAAGAGCTAGTGTGTTTTCATGCTCTGAGAGTAAAATGAGAAGCTACAATGAAAAAGGTACAAAATAAAAGGCAATATAAATAAGCAAAAAACTTCTAAATAAAAACAaagatcaaataaaaataaataacatgaaattaCTCCAACCTACAGCCTCGGGCTGAATGAGAAAAATGACTTTCATTCACATCAACTCAGAATATACATTTCCTGTTTACACAAAATTCATAGATAGGTTATAAGATATGTATCCTATAGTACATTTGGCACTAGTATTTGCCATTGGTCCAGCAATTGGCAAATGTCTCTGTTCATAGATAAAAATCGGTTGTACACATTTCCACAAACCGTTTGGGCAAGAAGCAATGgtgttataaaaaatatttaaattgtGCTCTCCCTCAAGATTACCAAGTCCACAGGTTTCTGGAAATTCTTCAGAAGAGAGACAGCAGTTTCATGTTCCATGTGTAAAAAACTATGTCCATTGCCCTGCAATGCAAAAATGAAGCAGAAGGTGAACAGAGTGAAGTGGGTGAGGAGGGGCAGGGCGGGGCAGCATGGAGAGGACTGGAAACAGTCCTAGCTCAGGAGATAGAAACACAACACTGtcaaggaaaagaggagaggaagagcagagagatGCACACAGGACGAGAAGGAGGTCATGCtgtaaaggagagaaggaggaaagaaGCTGGTCTTTAGAGGTCTGTCCTTCAGCTAACACTTGTATCtgtggagagagtagagaagtGCCTGCTTCTGCAGGCTACGGGTGGGCGAGGAGCAAGGGGCGAGGGGAAAGGAGCGAGGGGAAAGGGGCGAGGGCTTCTGCTAGCACACATTTAAAGCGGCACAGATATAACAGACATGCCAATAACTGTAGAGACTATTGCAATCCCATTAAGTTGTATTGGCACAGAGAGCCTGGCTTGTTCATGTAGGCTTCACTGACATGGGTTTGGATTTATGACATGGACCAGGGATCTGACAATCTACAGGGGTACAGTGCCCTCTCTGCACTATGGTAAACACTTACTTTGACAGTGTCaagccctggtcttagtattttgtgttttctttatttatttggtcaggccagggtgtgacatgggtttattttgtggtgtgtttgtgtatgggggtttttcgtaggttttgggattgtggctaagtggggttttctagcatagtctatggttgcctgaggcgttctcaatcagaggcaggtgattatcgttgtctctgattgggaaccatatttaggcagccatattctttgagtgtttggtgggtgattgttcctgtctctgtgtttgttgttcaccagataggctgtataggttttcacattccggttgttgtttttgtattgttcatgTTTCATCTtaattaaagatgtatattattaaccacgctgcattttgattcgactctccttcgacggaagaaaaccgtaacagacaGCTTCATccctatgtactgtatgtatgatgGTGATTACCCTTTTAAAGTAACAGCCCTCTACCTAAGCTAAATACACCACCACATCATAGTGTGCAATTTGTTTCTTATCACATTGGGTAGAAGAACTCTGATGCTCATCCTAAAATGTTTACTCCTAAAGTATTTTTCGAGAAGAGATTGGAGTATTTGATATTACTGAAatagaggaagagaccagattcAATCTTTGCTGCAAAGTTGGAAAGATGGAGAGGACAGTTGAGAAAAAATAGCAGAAAATGCTCCAGGGGTTTCAAGGTTATCAAAAAAGTTGAGATCATTACATTGCTGGTCGATACTATATATAAAACATCACATTAGGAATCCTATATATCAGCAAAGTTACTTACTTGTATGTTATCCACTTACATTTTTCAGTCTGTTTCTATGGGCCTTTATTAGGATACATACAGTATAAGCACTATTAGTGGAAGACCTGACTGAAGGACAAGTAAAGCATGTTGGAGGTTTGACAGAGGTCAAAACAGAGGACCATGCTCACTTGGTAGACACATGTACGTCCAGCACAAAATGCCACATGCAAAGCCTCTACTGGCAATGTGGCGGAAGGAGGATGCGCTCTCACAGACTCAGAGGACAATGATGATCGATGCAGTGATGAACAACATGGTTACCTTCAGTATTTTGTCCCCAGGCAGAAGCAGGTTGGAGGCCGGTCCATCAGGCTGTACCCTAGTAACAAAGATACCCTATAAGTCAAAAGTGATATGAGGTTAGGAACCACATGGTGAAGATGGTTTAGAATCTTTGCCTTTCAAACTGGGTGTTTGGCGCTTTTTTTGTGTTTCCTCGAACTCAAGTTCTGTGCATGattttgatgatgtcattgtcAACATTAACTTTATAGATTTAGCTGGACTGTAAAAAGCAGACAACTATCGTAAGGATCTGTCACAAGATGGAAGTGTTCTCTGAGTGTGCTCTGTTTGTTAAACTCAAGAAGTACATGTACTTACATGGCATTTACATCTAACTTTAATGAAAAGATATCAACAGTACTAAAACGATacgataaaaatatatatatttgtccaGCTATTTACAAAGTTATGGACACTGTGGGGGAGGTTTTTTACATTTCATGTTTCCAAAAAATGTCTAATCAAGGCAGAGATTATAAATATACCAATCTTTGCATGCGTTTAAACCATATGAAGATGATCATAATACCATATGAAGATGCTTattcaacacagttacacagttaatCCTCACTTGAAGCCCGAATAACGTTACTAACATCTAATGACTCATGTATTACATCAGGGACTCCTTGAGGCATCACAGGAAAGCAGGCCCTCAGAAGATTCCCTCTGTAATCAGCATGCACCACCTTTCAGTGGGGTGCTAAGATGGGGGATGATATGCATACAAAATATACAACACATTCAATGGCTATAACAAGGTGTACAAAATTGAATTTAAATTCTATTTCCATGGCTTACAATACTTTCCACCCTGCAAATATAATGTCAAGGAGAAGAAACTAGGGACTGGATTCGCGGAAGATCCACGTTATGCTCAATTgatatttaaaggcaatgttcccgccactacattcacagtaaacgctgcATGTCATCTaaatcggaaatgacctttacatttttaCGTGGATCTTCCACGATACTTCTGCGATAAGGATTTAATCCAGCCCTAGGCTTTGATGTTTCAAAATGACAAGAGAAAAACAGCAACAACATTTGAACTGATTTAGAAATAGTTTAAATTCAAAGCTATGGACATTTTTCTCACTGCATCCTTTCTTTGCGGTTACCATGGTAACAAGACAGTATTGAACTATTGGCCATTTGCCAACCTTGCCAACATTACGATTCATTGCCACAAAACATGTGGAGTCTTTTCTTGATTCTTGCTCATTATTGGCATATAATAAAAAGGTTCAAAGTTAACCAAGTAAACTGCAGCACTGTAGTAGCACCTGTTACCATGGAAACTCTGAAGCGAGACATACAGTGCTGTGCAGTGGTTATTCAAACAGCTTAAGGAACAGCCTACAGCAGAGAAAAATGGAACATGTTCCTATGGCACAGGCTGCACAGTATCAGACCCCCACAGAGAACATTTAGCTGCTTTAATCTTACCATGTCAGAAGGCTTGAAGGGGTTCCCTTGGCCACTGATTCCTCCTGAGATGCTGAACCCTAAGCCTGGATTCTTCTCTATCCGCACACAGAACTGCCAAACGACACAAAAACTTCAtattgccaaaaatataaatttgATATTGTATTACGATACAATTACGTGGTGCaaatctctcctctctatataccgGTAGCCAGAATATAGGCCTCTCAGAGATCTGTTGTCGACCAgattgagagagggaaaggaagagggagaggagagtgaaaggatgcctaagaggaagagggtgagagagaagtacaaagagacaaacacagatggagggacaaacacagagacaaacaaagagaTGGAAGTGGAGCGAGGGAGTGATGGCCAACCTGCTCCTGGAAGCCGTCCATGCTTTTCTGGCCTTTGGTCTGGATGAGACAGCGTGCGCTCTGGGGCCGGGGACTGGTGGTGGTGGCCATGGGCAGAGGAGACTGGTACTGTTGAATGGAGATCTTGTTGATGGCGCCCTCGTACTGCTGGTCCCGCACCGAGCGGTGTGGGGGTGTGGCCGACGCGGATGTCACTATCATTGTCTGTGATTGGTGGGGGTGGTGGCCGCCTGCCTGTGGGTAATTCAACCCGTTAGGCAAAGAGTCAGGAAGCTGCAAAGATGCAAACGTCACGTCTTACAAAATGGCGGATAACAGACAGATGAGGTGCAGCATGCTTCAGCCCCTATCTCTGTTAGTTTGGTTTTCTTCAAGCCTGAATGACCATATAGAGGCTTTCCTGCAAACCCTATTATCCTACAtgatactcttagaaaaaagtgctatatagaacctaaaagggttcttcggctgtccccatagcagaacccattttggttccatatagaaccctttccaaggtagttctacctgaaaccaaaaagggttctaactggaaccaaaaagggttctcctatggggacagccgaagaacccttctgGAACCCTTTTATCTAAGAGTGTACAAGTAATAAAACAGGATACACAACCCACAGTTCTCTCTGTGCATTAATATTTCATAGGAAGTCCCTGGTCTACCTTTCTCATTATTGTTGCACAGACACTGATGGCTAGATTGTGACCACAATTAAATGACAGCCAAACTAACTGAAAAACAGAGGTTGCCAGGGAGACCAAGCAAGAATGGAGCGCTGCTGGAATGATTCATGGTGCTTAGCAATTACTCCTGACATTTAACAACATTGACATAGCAATCACAGCTAAATAAAGGAGCCCATCTTAAAAGAACAGGTGGAGTAACCTTAAGAAGTACAACAGAGACAAGACAAGGGACCCTTTATGAAGCATTatgtggttatactgtatgtcctTGTAATGTCACCTTTGTTTAATACAATGCATGTATGGGGGGTGTATTACGGTTTGACGTTAAATGTACTGGTATGtcataaataaatacatgaatgAGCTACAAGCTCAATGTTCAGTCAGCAAGCTGGGTGATAATGAGCACTATATCATCAGCATAGTTTAGGCTCAAATTAACAGTGACATTACACCACATATCTAACACTCcaaacaggcctctctctctgg is drawn from Oncorhynchus tshawytscha isolate Ot180627B linkage group LG05, Otsh_v2.0, whole genome shotgun sequence and contains these coding sequences:
- the lrrc40 gene encoding leucine-rich repeat-containing protein 40 isoform X2 is translated as MSRFKRGAKVDSRAGFRTEKEEPGAVPYGLLKTARKSGQLNLSGRGLTEVPQSVWRLNLDTPEEAKQNLSFGADDRWWDQTDLTKLLLSSNKLEALSEDVKLLPALTVLDVHDNQLTSLPTSIGELQHLQKLSLSHNKLKEFPEEIWSLKNLTCLQLQQNLLEHLPEGVGLLTNLDDFDLSNNQLTAVPDSLGNLNHLVKLNLSHNKLKSLPSGISVMKNLRLLDCTHNQLESIPPVLSQMASLEQLYLRHNKLRFLPELPSSRLKELHVGNNQIEVLEAEHLKHLSTLSVLELRDNKVKTLPEEIKLLQGLERLDLVNNDISSLPAALALLPKLKILTLEGNPLRGIRRDLLTKGTNELLKYLRGRIKEDSDGKGDEPDTAMTLPSQAKINVHTIKTRKTLDYSEKQMACVPDDVFDAVGSEPVASVNFSKNQLAAVPPRNNLLTSLPMEIEALMKLRSITLSFNRFKLFPEVLYRVPSLETILISNNQVGAINPLQLKALDKLSTLDLQNNDIMQVPPELGNCTSLRALMLDGNPFRNPRAAIVSRGTDAVLEYLRSRIPT
- the lrrc40 gene encoding leucine-rich repeat-containing protein 40 isoform X1, whose translation is MSRFKRGAKVDSRAGFRTEKEEPGAVPYGLLKTARKSGQLNLSGRGLTEVPQSVWRLNLDTPEEAKQNLSFGADDRWWDQTDLTKLLLSSNKLEALSEDVKLLPALTVLDVHDNQLTSLPTSIGELQHLQKLSLSHNKLKEFPEEIWSLKNLTCLQLQQNLLEHLPEGVGLLTNLDDFDLSNNQLTAVPDSLGNLNHLVKLNLSHNKLKSLPSGISVMKNLRLLDCTHNQLESIPPVLSQMASLEQLYLRHNKLRFLPELPSSRLKELHVGNNQIEVLEAEHLKHLSTLSVLELRDNKVKTLPEEIKLLQGLERLDLVNNDISSLPAALALLPKLKILTLEGNPLRGIRRDLLTKGTNELLKYLRGRIKEDSDGKGDEPDTAMTLPSQAKINVHTIKTRKTLDYSEKQMACVPDDVFDAVGSEPVASVNFSKNQLAAVPPRVVELKDSVSDINLGFNKLTSLPLEFCMLQQLAHIDLRNNLLTSLPMEIEALMKLRSITLSFNRFKLFPEVLYRVPSLETILISNNQVGAINPLQLKALDKLSTLDLQNNDIMQVPPELGNCTSLRALMLDGNPFRNPRAAIVSRGTDAVLEYLRSRIPT